A stretch of the Chitinophagaceae bacterium genome encodes the following:
- a CDS encoding aryl-sulfate sulfotransferase — MKFVTLLLLLTSTVAMAKYQYVSPMPGSTLNSTLSHIIIREGSLLDPASIQNNVFDLQGSKSGQHSFRVAFSDDQKTILLYPQVPFGFEEEVTVSILQGLVSKNGNTLQPFTFKFTTDREYTTAEKENFNQQKATFWSEELKKNKPFYENEPVNPNAERELLASFTIVKNTNATPGAIFYDAWNGSFTNTTYDGYNIISPDGDSIYASDKAAVCFDFSVNPNGYLSVYNDVLDRFDVLDSNYQVIDSYYPGNGRTADPHEFTMYEDGHAFMVAEETHVVDMTVYNPTYSHNATVMTTVIQEFDQSKNVIFEWRAWDHVVPTESYQNLALGYIDAVHTNSIDLDDDGNIVASNRHLNQVNKIDRNTGEFIWRLGGVENEFTFVNEPEPFTYEHDARRLSNGNITLWDNGNQHVPAHSMAKEYQLDEINKTATLVWSFQPKSYSNTNSFFYAMGSVRRLANGNTLVNGGWDASSNQSNMWEVTSSGEVVWELALNNSKSLVSYRAAKYTWQPCALVAPEKIKVKEITDHSAKVTWKAVSDAVSYDVQYRKTGKPNWKVQNTTHLKKLLSNLDPDKIYEYQVRANCMNGFSSDWSLVKTFTTLPLRLAAAQEIVTTFSVYPNPTSNLLNMTINSGSDQSATISVFDLSGKTVFTASQQLQTGEQVLTYDLTQLPAGIYLSEIKTVEGSQTRKFVKE; from the coding sequence ATGAAATTCGTCACTTTACTTCTATTGCTTACTTCTACTGTTGCAATGGCAAAATACCAGTACGTATCCCCTATGCCTGGCTCTACGCTGAACAGCACACTAAGTCACATCATTATTCGCGAAGGAAGTTTGCTGGATCCGGCTTCTATCCAAAACAACGTGTTTGATTTGCAGGGATCAAAAAGTGGACAGCATTCTTTCAGGGTGGCTTTTTCTGATGACCAGAAAACAATCCTGCTTTATCCACAGGTGCCTTTCGGATTTGAGGAAGAAGTAACGGTGAGCATTTTACAAGGCCTTGTTTCTAAAAATGGAAATACACTACAACCCTTCACTTTTAAATTCACCACCGACCGTGAATACACAACCGCGGAAAAAGAAAATTTCAATCAACAGAAAGCAACTTTCTGGAGTGAAGAGTTAAAGAAGAATAAACCCTTTTATGAAAATGAACCGGTAAATCCCAATGCAGAACGTGAATTACTGGCAAGTTTCACGATCGTAAAAAATACGAATGCCACTCCCGGAGCTATCTTTTACGATGCCTGGAATGGTAGTTTTACGAATACAACATATGATGGATACAATATCATTTCACCTGACGGGGATTCAATTTATGCAAGTGATAAAGCAGCCGTCTGTTTTGATTTCAGCGTCAACCCTAATGGTTACTTATCCGTTTACAACGATGTCCTGGACCGGTTTGACGTGCTCGATTCAAATTACCAGGTCATTGATTCCTATTATCCCGGAAATGGCCGCACAGCCGATCCGCATGAATTTACCATGTATGAAGACGGTCATGCATTTATGGTTGCAGAAGAAACACATGTGGTGGATATGACAGTTTACAATCCAACTTATAGTCATAATGCAACAGTGATGACTACCGTGATACAGGAATTTGATCAAAGCAAGAATGTGATTTTCGAGTGGCGGGCCTGGGACCATGTGGTGCCAACCGAATCCTATCAAAATCTTGCACTTGGTTATATTGATGCTGTACATACCAATTCAATTGACCTTGATGATGATGGAAATATTGTGGCTTCCAATCGACATCTGAATCAGGTGAACAAAATTGACCGCAATACCGGGGAGTTTATATGGCGGCTTGGCGGAGTTGAAAACGAATTCACTTTTGTAAATGAACCCGAACCGTTTACGTATGAACACGATGCAAGGCGATTAAGTAACGGGAACATTACACTGTGGGATAATGGAAATCAACATGTGCCGGCACATTCAATGGCGAAGGAGTATCAACTTGATGAAATCAATAAAACAGCAACGCTTGTATGGAGCTTTCAACCTAAATCATATTCAAACACCAATTCTTTTTTTTATGCCATGGGTAGCGTGCGCAGACTTGCAAATGGCAACACCCTGGTAAATGGCGGATGGGATGCTTCATCGAACCAATCAAACATGTGGGAAGTAACTTCTTCCGGTGAAGTAGTCTGGGAACTGGCCTTGAATAATTCGAAGAGCTTAGTGAGTTACCGTGCTGCAAAATATACATGGCAACCTTGTGCATTGGTTGCTCCTGAGAAAATTAAGGTGAAAGAAATTACAGATCATTCTGCAAAAGTGACCTGGAAAGCGGTGAGTGATGCTGTTTCTTACGATGTACAATACAGGAAAACAGGCAAGCCCAATTGGAAAGTTCAGAACACTACCCATCTTAAAAAATTACTCAGTAACCTCGACCCTGATAAAATATACGAATACCAGGTGCGCGCCAATTGCATGAATGGCTTTTCTTCCGATTGGTCGCTGGTAAAAACTTTCACTACATTACCATTGCGGCTAGCCGCAGCACAGGAGATAGTTACCACCTTCAGCGTCTATCCAAACCCGACAAGCAATCTGCTGAACATGACCATTAACTCAGGTAGCGATCAAAGCGCAACGATCAGTGTTTTTGATCTTTCCGGAAAAACAGTTTTTACAGCTTCGCAACAATTGCAAACTGGCGAACAGGTATTGACTTACGATCTCACGCAATTGCCTGCAGGAATTTATCTTTCTGAAATAAAAACTGTTGAAGGATCACAAACCAGGAAGTTTGTGAAGGAGTAA
- a CDS encoding endonuclease/exonuclease/phosphatase family protein, which translates to MLAAIALAAGGWSIYLNPADWWFLSFFGLLYLLFLSINIFFLFFWIVVRLKYAWISIIAILITLPVLRSYCAFHFREPESSKSTKGIRVMSYNVRNFDVYHWTKERDALHGIVEMIKREHPDIVCLQEFYNADTGKFKTIGLLTSEAGLPYHHLEKKKSGKSGRSWGTAIFSKYPVINYGTVKFDNETQNSCSYADIKIDSAIIRVFNIHLQSIYLSKQDYQYLNDISENQDVQVKPTREIFSKLKRAFVYRGEQALDIEKQIDESPYPVIACGDFNDAPASFAYHTLSNQLQDAFLKKGWGIGPTYSGFPKIYRIDYIFADSKFDISSYHTICEDHSDHYPVLSTMQLRNESH; encoded by the coding sequence ATGCTTGCAGCAATCGCACTTGCTGCAGGCGGATGGAGCATTTATTTAAATCCTGCTGATTGGTGGTTTCTCTCCTTTTTCGGATTGCTATACTTATTGTTTCTATCCATCAACATTTTCTTTCTTTTTTTCTGGATAGTGGTGCGTTTAAAATATGCCTGGATTTCTATCATAGCTATTTTGATCACCTTACCAGTTTTAAGAAGTTATTGTGCTTTCCATTTTCGGGAACCTGAATCATCAAAATCCACAAAAGGAATCCGGGTAATGAGTTATAATGTGCGCAACTTTGATGTGTATCATTGGACGAAAGAACGGGATGCGTTGCATGGAATAGTTGAAATGATTAAAAGAGAACATCCGGATATCGTATGCCTGCAGGAATTTTACAATGCCGATACCGGGAAATTTAAAACCATCGGATTGCTCACGTCTGAAGCCGGGTTACCTTATCACCATTTAGAAAAAAAGAAATCAGGTAAGAGCGGGCGCTCCTGGGGAACTGCCATTTTCAGTAAGTATCCTGTTATCAATTACGGTACTGTGAAGTTTGACAACGAGACACAAAACTCCTGCAGTTATGCAGACATAAAAATTGACAGCGCCATCATTCGCGTCTTTAACATCCACCTGCAATCGATCTACCTTTCCAAACAGGATTATCAATACCTCAACGACATTTCTGAAAACCAGGATGTGCAGGTAAAACCAACCCGGGAAATTTTTTCCAAATTAAAACGTGCATTCGTTTATCGTGGTGAACAGGCGCTGGATATAGAAAAGCAAATTGATGAAAGCCCTTATCCTGTAATTGCCTGTGGCGATTTTAATGATGCACCCGCTTCGTTTGCTTACCATACGCTCTCTAACCAGTTGCAGGATGCCTTCCTGAAAAAAGGTTGGGGTATCGGTCCAACGTATTCCGGCTTTCCAAAAATTTACCGCATCGATTATATTTTCGCCGATTCAAAATTTGATATCAGCAGCTATCATACTATTTGCGAAGATCATTCTGATCATTATCCGGTTTTAAGTACGATGCAGTTGCGGAATGAATCTCATTAG
- a CDS encoding rhomboid family intramembrane serine protease → MRNNTLWRELRQTLLRSDRMVTQLIAVNVVIFLAINLVRLVFWLSGNGLDPVYYKEFLGVPSNLNILLRQPWTLVTSLFTQGEVMHILFNMLVLYWFGKILTEFLGNRKILPLYLLGGLCGVILFIVSYQVFPVFNASVPDARAWGASASVMAIMIAAATLVPDYSMMLVFFGPVKIKWIALFTVVLDLVSIPSSNAGGHIAHIGGALFGFVFIRQLQQGRDFSNGVNWCFDKVADLFKPTSALKVTYRTKEKNTKTKRKKLIPQPSQQEKLDSILDKIAVSGYEALSKEEKEFLFLVSKEDS, encoded by the coding sequence ATGCGTAACAACACCCTTTGGCGCGAATTAAGGCAAACACTTTTGCGAAGTGACAGGATGGTTACGCAATTGATTGCTGTAAACGTCGTGATTTTTCTTGCCATCAATCTTGTCAGACTTGTTTTCTGGCTATCGGGAAATGGTCTTGATCCGGTTTATTATAAAGAATTTTTAGGTGTCCCTTCCAACCTGAACATCTTATTGCGACAACCCTGGACTTTAGTCACTTCGCTTTTTACACAAGGAGAAGTGATGCATATCCTGTTTAATATGCTGGTGCTTTATTGGTTTGGAAAAATTCTCACCGAATTTTTAGGCAACCGGAAAATTCTCCCGTTGTATTTACTGGGTGGATTATGCGGTGTGATTTTATTCATTGTGAGCTACCAGGTTTTTCCGGTATTTAATGCTTCTGTTCCCGATGCAAGAGCGTGGGGAGCTTCGGCCAGTGTGATGGCCATTATGATAGCCGCTGCAACGCTGGTTCCTGACTACTCCATGATGCTTGTGTTTTTTGGTCCTGTGAAAATTAAATGGATTGCATTATTCACGGTAGTGCTTGATCTCGTAAGTATACCATCCTCCAATGCCGGCGGACACATAGCGCATATCGGAGGGGCACTTTTTGGATTTGTATTTATAAGGCAATTGCAACAGGGAAGAGATTTTTCCAATGGCGTGAACTGGTGTTTTGATAAAGTGGCAGATCTTTTTAAACCAACATCAGCGTTGAAAGTAACTTACCGTACAAAAGAAAAGAACACTAAGACAAAAAGGAAAAAATTAATACCACAGCCTTCACAACAGGAAAAACTCGATAGTATACTTGACAAAATTGCTGTATCCGGATATGAGGCCTTATCGAAAGAAGAGAAGGAATTTTTGTTTCTTGTCAGCAAAGAAGATTCCTGA
- a CDS encoding rhomboid family intramembrane serine protease, protein MSNIRTQGFKVLPLVVKNLLILNGLLFLATVVLQNNYNIDLVNILGLHFFTSTEFRPYQLVTHMFMHGSIMHIFSNMFALWMFGSVLENHWGPKRFLIFYFVCGLGGAFMHLGVTWFEYSNLQNAVNTYLLHPGIPEFATLSTRYDHLLNMNAIDQFISQWKQNPTDPAFINQSGEMASSFLGILADIPVVGASGAVFGVLLGFGMLFPNTYLYLLFPPIPIKAKYFVIFYGLFELYAGFSGTQSGVAHFAHIGGMLFGFILIRLWNKTNRQDFY, encoded by the coding sequence ATGAGTAATATCCGTACGCAAGGTTTTAAAGTGCTTCCGTTGGTGGTAAAAAATCTGCTGATCCTGAATGGACTGCTGTTTTTAGCGACTGTTGTTTTGCAAAACAATTACAATATTGACCTGGTAAATATTCTTGGACTTCATTTTTTTACCTCCACTGAATTCCGGCCTTATCAGCTAGTGACGCATATGTTTATGCATGGAAGCATTATGCACATTTTCTCCAACATGTTTGCCTTGTGGATGTTTGGCAGTGTGCTGGAAAATCATTGGGGACCGAAACGTTTTCTCATCTTTTATTTTGTGTGCGGACTTGGAGGTGCCTTTATGCACCTTGGCGTTACCTGGTTTGAATATTCGAATCTTCAGAACGCTGTGAACACTTACCTCCTGCATCCGGGCATTCCGGAATTTGCTACGCTTTCCACCAGGTATGATCACCTGCTCAACATGAATGCAATAGATCAGTTTATCAGTCAGTGGAAACAAAATCCAACTGATCCTGCCTTCATAAATCAATCCGGCGAAATGGCGAGCAGTTTTCTGGGCATCTTAGCAGATATTCCTGTGGTAGGTGCTTCAGGTGCAGTGTTTGGTGTTTTGCTGGGCTTTGGCATGTTGTTTCCCAATACCTATTTGTATCTTTTATTTCCACCCATTCCCATCAAAGCAAAATATTTTGTAATTTTTTACGGTTTATTTGAATTGTATGCAGGCTTTTCAGGAACTCAAAGTGGTGTTGCACACTTCGCACACATTGGTGGCATGTTGTTTGGCTTTATCCTGATCCGCTTGTGGAATAAAACCAACCGACAAGATTTTTATTAA
- the mutL gene encoding DNA mismatch repair endonuclease MutL, translating to MSDIIHQLPDSIANQIAAGEVIQRPASAVKELMENSLDSGATSIKLIVKDAGKQLVQVIDNGCGMSETDARMCFERHATSKISTIDDLFAIRTMGFRGEAMASIAAISQVELKSKRREDTLGTILEIEGSEVKKQEPAQVADGTSIAIKNLFYNVPARRNFLKANTVETRHIIDEFQRIALANPEIHFEMHHNGMQVFHLPPGNLRQRIVNVFGNQYNERLVPVEEQTNIVNIFGFIGKPDTAKRTRGEQFFFVNRRFIKNNYLNHAVVGAYDQLLQKDSFPLYVLFIDIDPSRIDINVHPTKQEIKFEDDRIVYAFVNAAAKRGLSKYSITPTLDFDRETAFDKMSAFSAPALPRMQDLKNFEGQEKIVNRPRDFSPGKNVQGWEQLFDIARKQDQQTLTVPSQWEKETNQQQTSIEDFSEKQSSPFQLHNRYIVSQIKSGFILIDQQSAHERILFEKYMKGLELNNLSTQQQLFPETLHIAAADVELLRELLPEFTGLGFDIQEFGGSSFVVHGLPSDIRDTDHKELIESILDEFKQSQSNVKLNKRHQLALSMARKASIKNGESLTEKEMHNLTDQLFACETPYFTPDGKHTVITFDLKDIEKLFEK from the coding sequence ATGTCCGACATCATCCATCAGCTTCCCGATTCCATTGCCAACCAGATAGCCGCCGGTGAGGTCATTCAGCGGCCGGCTTCGGCAGTGAAGGAATTGATGGAGAATTCGTTGGATTCCGGTGCGACTTCTATCAAGCTGATTGTAAAAGATGCGGGCAAGCAATTGGTGCAGGTGATCGATAATGGTTGCGGTATGTCGGAAACTGATGCGAGGATGTGTTTTGAAAGGCATGCCACCTCTAAAATTTCCACCATCGACGATTTGTTTGCCATTCGCACCATGGGTTTCAGAGGTGAAGCGATGGCATCCATTGCAGCCATATCACAGGTTGAACTGAAATCTAAACGCAGAGAAGATACGCTGGGCACCATTCTCGAAATTGAAGGATCAGAGGTAAAAAAACAAGAACCCGCTCAGGTAGCGGATGGTACTTCCATCGCCATCAAAAATTTATTTTACAATGTGCCTGCCCGCAGAAATTTTCTAAAGGCGAACACCGTGGAAACCAGGCACATCATTGATGAATTTCAACGCATCGCATTAGCAAATCCTGAGATTCATTTTGAGATGCACCACAATGGCATGCAGGTTTTTCATCTGCCTCCGGGAAATCTTCGTCAACGCATTGTGAATGTTTTCGGCAATCAATACAACGAACGGCTGGTGCCCGTAGAAGAACAAACCAACATCGTGAACATTTTCGGATTCATCGGTAAACCGGATACAGCAAAACGAACGCGTGGTGAGCAATTCTTTTTTGTAAACCGTCGCTTCATCAAAAACAATTATCTCAACCATGCTGTAGTTGGAGCTTATGATCAATTATTGCAGAAAGATTCTTTTCCGTTGTATGTATTGTTCATTGATATTGATCCTTCCCGCATAGATATCAATGTTCATCCTACCAAGCAGGAAATAAAATTTGAAGATGACCGTATCGTCTATGCTTTCGTGAATGCCGCCGCAAAAAGAGGACTTTCAAAATATTCCATCACACCTACACTTGACTTTGACCGGGAAACAGCTTTCGATAAGATGAGCGCTTTCTCTGCACCGGCATTGCCTCGTATGCAAGACCTGAAGAATTTTGAAGGCCAGGAAAAAATAGTAAACAGGCCAAGGGATTTTTCTCCCGGCAAAAATGTTCAGGGGTGGGAACAACTTTTTGACATTGCGAGAAAACAGGATCAGCAGACCCTGACGGTTCCAAGTCAATGGGAAAAAGAAACAAACCAGCAACAAACCTCCATTGAAGACTTTTCTGAGAAACAATCTTCGCCGTTTCAGTTGCACAACAGGTATATCGTTTCACAGATCAAATCCGGTTTCATTCTTATCGATCAGCAATCGGCACATGAACGTATCCTGTTTGAAAAATACATGAAGGGACTCGAGTTGAATAACCTCAGCACGCAACAACAATTGTTTCCTGAAACATTGCACATTGCCGCTGCTGATGTGGAATTGCTTCGTGAACTGTTACCGGAATTTACCGGACTCGGCTTCGACATCCAGGAATTTGGCGGCAGCTCTTTTGTCGTGCATGGCCTTCCATCAGATATCCGCGACACAGATCATAAAGAACTGATTGAAAGCATCCTTGATGAATTCAAACAAAGTCAATCAAATGTAAAACTGAATAAACGACATCAGCTTGCTTTGTCGATGGCAAGAAAGGCGTCCATAAAAAATGGCGAGTCACTCACAGAAAAAGAAATGCACAACCTTACAGACCAACTCTTTGCCTGTGAAACGCCTTATTTTACGCCTGATGGAAAACACACTGTTATTACGTTTGATTTGAAGGATATTGAGAAGCTGTTTGAGAAGTGA
- a CDS encoding S-adenosylmethionine:tRNA ribosyltransferase-isomerase, producing the protein MKHPKDLAIADFTYTLPPEKIAQHPLLQRDSSKLLVYQEGKIEETIFSAVAKHLPEKSTLVFNDTKVIHARIIFRNENEANIEVFLLEPLEPFRDLQLAMFQHGECTWRCLVGNAKKWREEILTKKISIGEHSGLLTVKLAGKVADDFLVHFSWTPNEFSFAKILEAAGYVPLPPYIKRVAAGDDEQRYQTLYAFQDGSVAAPTAGLHFSEKIFDELKEQNIHPLFVTLHVGAGTFKPVKAAVMEGHQMHAEQFVVQKEIIEQLLLRKDRPVVAVGTTSCRTLESLYWLGKKIAAGNETLVVDQWEPYETKDDALITIHDGDHSPFTIHHSLNAILKYLEKKKLNQLTAETRLIIAPGYKFKIVNGLITNFHLPGSTLLLLIAAFIGSDWRKVYDYALEHDFRFLSYGDGSLLWRKNAIY; encoded by the coding sequence ATGAAGCATCCAAAAGATTTAGCCATTGCTGATTTTACCTATACCCTTCCACCTGAAAAAATCGCGCAGCATCCATTATTGCAACGCGATTCGTCAAAGTTGTTGGTATATCAAGAGGGGAAAATAGAAGAAACCATTTTCTCTGCTGTTGCTAAACACCTTCCTGAAAAATCAACACTTGTATTTAATGATACGAAGGTGATTCATGCACGCATCATTTTCAGGAATGAAAATGAAGCTAACATTGAAGTTTTTTTGCTCGAACCGCTTGAGCCCTTTCGTGATTTGCAACTGGCCATGTTTCAGCATGGTGAATGCACATGGCGTTGTCTTGTAGGCAATGCGAAAAAATGGCGGGAAGAAATTTTAACAAAAAAAATATCGATTGGTGAACACTCAGGATTGCTGACTGTGAAGTTAGCAGGAAAGGTGGCTGATGATTTTCTTGTTCATTTTTCATGGACGCCAAATGAATTTTCCTTTGCAAAAATTTTAGAAGCCGCCGGATATGTTCCACTTCCACCTTACATTAAACGGGTTGCTGCAGGAGACGATGAACAACGCTATCAGACTTTGTATGCTTTTCAGGATGGATCTGTTGCTGCCCCAACAGCAGGACTTCATTTTTCAGAAAAAATTTTTGATGAATTAAAAGAGCAAAATATTCATCCGTTGTTTGTTACGCTGCATGTTGGCGCCGGCACCTTCAAACCGGTGAAGGCAGCCGTAATGGAAGGCCACCAGATGCATGCCGAACAGTTTGTGGTGCAGAAAGAAATTATCGAACAACTGCTGTTGAGAAAAGACCGGCCAGTAGTTGCTGTGGGAACCACTTCGTGCCGCACCCTGGAAAGTTTATACTGGCTGGGGAAAAAAATTGCTGCTGGAAACGAAACGCTCGTTGTGGATCAGTGGGAGCCTTATGAAACGAAAGACGATGCACTTATAACGATTCACGATGGCGATCATTCACCATTCACTATTCACCATTCACTCAACGCCATCTTAAAATACCTCGAAAAGAAAAAACTGAATCAACTTACTGCCGAAACAAGACTCATCATTGCTCCAGGCTATAAATTTAAAATAGTGAATGGACTAATCACCAATTTTCATTTGCCCGGTAGCACCCTTCTTTTATTGATAGCTGCCTTTATCGGTAGTGATTGGCGAAAGGTGTATGATTATGCACTGGAGCATGACTTTCGTTTTTTGAGTTATGGGGACGGGAGTTTATTATGGCGGAAAAACGCTATTTATTGA